Genomic DNA from Deinococcota bacterium:
CCTCGCCGCGCCGCACCGGTGCGACCAGCAGGGCCTCCAGGGTGCCCCGCTCCTTTTCCCCGGCGGTGGCGTCGATGGCCGTCATCTGGCCTCCCGTCAAGGTCCAGATGGCGATAAAGAAGGGGATCAGCCAGCTCATCATGCCGGCCGCGCCCCCGCTCTCGGGGCCGGCGTCGACGCGGCTCAGGCTGAGGGGCTCGAGCACCGCCGGGTCCAGGCCCGCCGCCGCCAGCCGCTCGGCCACCAGCCCCTGTTCATAGCTCCTGACGGCGCTGCTGATCCTGCCGGCGTTCAGCTCGCTGCGCATGTTGCCCTGACGGCTGTAGAGGGTGAGGGGAGCCTGCTCGCCTCGCTCCAAGGCCTCGGCAAAGCCCTCTTCGACCACCAAGGCGGCCTGATAGTCGCCGTCTCTCACCGCGGCCACAGGGTCGGCGACCTCCACCAGCCGGAGGTTGTGCTCGCCAAAGGTGTCGACGAGCTCGGCCGGCATGGCGGCCAAGCCCCGCACCGCCACCTCGCTGACGGTTTCGCCTTCGCGCTCGAACAGGCCCACGAAGACGAGTGGCAGGCCGAGCATGACGAAGGGCAAGATGAGCAGGGGAATGAGCAGGTTGGAGATGAGCGCCCGGCGGTCGCGCAGGGTGGAGAGGACCTCCTTGGCCATCACCTGCCGGACGAAGGCCGCCCTCACGCCGCGACCTCCGCCACGTCCCCGGCGGCCCGATAGCGCTCGACGATGCCGAAGAAGGCCTGCTCGAGGTGGTCTGCCCGCCCTGTGGCGAGAAGCTCCTGGACGCTGCCCTCGGCGATCTTCTCGCCTTCGAAAACGATGGCGGCCCGGTCGCAGAGCTCTTCGACCTCGCTCATCACGTGAGTCGAGTAGATAACCGTGCGCTCCCTGCCCGGGTAGTCGCGGACGAAGTCGAGCACCGCCCGGCGCGCCATCACGTCGAGGCCCGAGGTCGCCTCGTCGAAGAAGATCACCGGCGGGTCGTGGAGGACGGCGCGCGCGACGACGATCTTCTGCTTCATCCCGGTCGAGAAGCCCCCGGCCCGTCTGGGCAGCGTCTCGCCCAGGTTCAAGAGCCCGTCGAGCTCGCCTATGCGTTCTTCGATCCGAGCTCTGCTCATGCCGTAGAGCCGGCCGAAGTAGTGCAGGATCTCGCGCCCGGTCAGGCGGTCGTAAAGGCCCATGCCGCCGTTGACCACGCCGATGCTCCTGCGCACTCGCTCGGAGTCCCTGACGACGTCCAGGCCGTTCACGCGCGCCCGGCCGCGGTCGGCCTTGAGCAGCGTCGCCAGGATGCGGAGCGCCGTGGTCTTGCCGGCGCCGTTGGGCCCCAGGAGACCGTAGACCTCGCCGGGCCGCGCCGTGAAGCTCACCCCCTTGAGCGCGCGCACCTTGCCGAAGCGCTTCTCGAGCCCCTCTACCTCAATCACCGTCAATCACCGTCTCGCCTCAAGTCGTTTTTCCTCTCTCCAGTGGCCGCAACGTGCAAACCCGAACGGTCGGTCCTTTATTCTCTTCATTACAGTATGGAGAATCCGCTCGCTGCCGTCCAGTGACAAAGGTCATGTCAACAAAGGTCATGCTCGCGCCCTGCTATCATGAGCGCATGTCGCAGCGGGACTTCGCCGCC
This window encodes:
- a CDS encoding ABC transporter permease subunit, producing MRAAFVRQVMAKEVLSTLRDRRALISNLLIPLLILPFVMLGLPLVFVGLFEREGETVSEVAVRGLAAMPAELVDTFGEHNLRLVEVADPVAAVRDGDYQAALVVEEGFAEALERGEQAPLTLYSRQGNMRSELNAGRISSAVRSYEQGLVAERLAAAGLDPAVLEPLSLSRVDAGPESGGAAGMMSWLIPFFIAIWTLTGGQMTAIDATAGEKERGTLEALLVAPVRRGEVVLGKVLATMTTGLSAALMAIVGFLIGGLILRGLVAAQPDMAGVGQFAGTISLSAGTILLLLMSALLLAGLMAALLISITMFAKSFKEAQSYLAPLSFAIILPLFALQFSDFLDYGAALYSAPVLGVMLTMADVISGDVVPSKLLLSWGATTLWAVLLLGFAYRSFRREDVLFRG
- a CDS encoding ATP-binding cassette domain-containing protein — protein: MIEVEGLEKRFGKVRALKGVSFTARPGEVYGLLGPNGAGKTTALRILATLLKADRGRARVNGLDVVRDSERVRRSIGVVNGGMGLYDRLTGREILHYFGRLYGMSRARIEERIGELDGLLNLGETLPRRAGGFSTGMKQKIVVARAVLHDPPVIFFDEATSGLDVMARRAVLDFVRDYPGRERTVIYSTHVMSEVEELCDRAAIVFEGEKIAEGSVQELLATGRADHLEQAFFGIVERYRAAGDVAEVAA